The nucleotide sequence CTAAAATGGCTCAGCGCTATAAAGTGTGGATCTTAGTCGGTTCTATGCCATTGATTAGTCGAGACTCCCCAGACCAAATTACCAGCAGTAGTTTGGTGTTTGATGATGAAGGTGTTATTCGTGCTCGTTATGACAAAATTCATATGTTTGATGTCAGCATTGATGATGAGCAAGGCGAATATAACGAATCTTCTATTTATCAACGCGGTGAGCGCTTAACAGTCGTTGATACTCCGGTTGGGAAATTAGGTTTAACAATCTGTTATGACTTACGCTTCCCTGGTATTTTCCAAGCATTAAGAGAAAAAGGGGCAGAGATAATCTCTGTACCAGCGGCTTTTACCCGTTTAACAGGTAAAGCGCACTGGGAGCCTTTATTACGTGCTCGTGCCATTGAGAATCAGTGTATTATCTTAGCGCCAGCACAAGTGGGTACACATGATACGCGCCGGACTTGGGGTCATACGATGGCGATTGATGGTTGGGGTAAAGTCTTGAAAAAGAACCCTGATGCTGTTAGTGCGCTAACGCTGAATGTTGGTGTCGAAAGTCTACACGGTATGCGTGAACAGATACGGGTTGTAAAACATAACCGCTTTCGCCCGAAACTGACCCACTTAATCAAAAAAGTTAAGGATAAAGAAGAATTATGAGTTTAGCTGTTGTCAGCGAAAGTCTGTTGGAAGCAAACAAACTTAGTTTAGATGATTTAGCATCAACACTAGAGCAGCTTGCACAGCGTCAAATTGATTATGGTGATCTTTATTTTCAGTCAAGTTATCACGAGGCTTGGATCCTAGACGATCAGATTATTAAAGATGGCTCTTACAATATTGATCAAGGTGTTGGTGTTAGAGCAATTTACGGTGAAAAAACCGGCTTTGCTTATGCAGACCAACTAACGCTTAATGCACTTAACCAAAGTGCTCATGCTGCACGAAGTATTGTTCAGGCTAAAGGTAATGGTCGTATTCATACTTTAGGTGCTATTCAACATTCTCCGCTATACAGCTTAAACGATCCTCTGCAAAGCCTTTCTCGTGAAGAGAAAATTGCGTTATTGCATGAGGTAGATAAAGCGGCTCGAGCTGAAGATAAACGCGTTAAACAAGTTAATGCGTCATTAACGGGTGTCTATGAGCATGTGCTTGTTGCAGCAACCGATGGCACGTTAGCCGCCGATGTGCGTCCTTTAGTTCGCCTTTCAGTGAGTGTGCTGGTGGAAGAAGATGGCAAACGTGAGCGTGGCGCAAGTGGTGGCGGTGGTCGTTTTGGTTATGATTATTTCCTAACTAAAGTCGATGGTGAAAGCCACGCTATCACTTATGCGCGTGAAGCTGTGCGTATGGCATTAGTGAATTTATCTGCAATTGCGGCACCTGCGGGAACGATGCCTGTTGTATTGGGCGCAGGATGGCCAGGTGTGTTATTGCATGAAGCAGTCGGTCATGGATTAGAGGGTGATTTCAATCGCCGTGAAACCTCTGTATTTTCGGGACGCATTGGCGAGAGAGTAACTTCTGAGCTTTGTACTATTGTTGATGATGGCACAATTGAAGGTCGTCGTGGCTCTGTGGCTATTGATGACGAAGGTGTACCAGGTCAATACAATGTTTTAATCGAAAACGGCATCTTAAAAGGCTATATGCAAGATAAGATGAACGCGCGTTTAATGGGTGTTGCGCCAACGGGAAATGGTCGTCGTGAATCTTACGCGCATCTTCCTATGCCTCGTATGACAAACACTTACATGTTAGCAGGTAAGTCTTCACCAGAAGAGATTATTGCCAGTGTTGATCGCGGTATTTACGCACCAAACTTTGGTGGCGGTCAGGTTGATATTACATCGGGCAAATTTGTTTTCTCAACCTCAGAAGCTTATTTAATCGAGAATGGAAAAATAACCAAACCAATTAAAGGAGCAACTCTAATTGGTTCAGGTATTGAAGCCATGCAACAAGTTTCTATGGTAGGTAATGATCTTGCTTTAGATAAAGGGGTTGGCGTTTGTGGTAAAGAAGGACAAAGTCTCCCTGTTGGTGTGGGTCAACCAACGTTGAAGCTTGATAAAATCACGGTTGGCGGTACAGCTTAATTATCGCTATCGTTATTTGTCAGTATCTATTGAACTCCATCTTTTGATGGAGTTTTTTATCCTAGCAACAGTGAGGGAGCTAACTTATGGGTAAACGTTTATTACCAGTTATTATTGTTATTGCGGTTTTATTTGGTGTTCTTTATAAAGGTCTATTGCCTGAAACCAAAGCACCAACATCTTCATCTTCAGCTCCTATTCTGACATCATCAAGCAATAACACCAATAAACCAGCACAAATTCCACTATCTATTGATGAAAAAACGCAAACCAATGTAGTAGCTAACTATTTGCAACGTCATCAACAATTGCCAGATTTTTATCTCACTAAAAAAGAGGCGAGAGAAAAAGGCTGGAATGCGAAAGCGGGCAATTTATGTGAAGTCTTACCGGGAAGAGCAATCGGAGGCGATCGCTTTATGAACCGTGAAAAACAGTTGCCAGAAGAAGCTGGACGCCAGTGGTATGAAGCGGATGTAAATTATCAGTGTGGTCATCGTGGTAGTGACAGATTGCTCTATTCGAATGATGGGCTGATTTATGTTACCACTGATCATTATCGTACAATGACAAAGGTCGCACCTTAATGAAACAGGTTATCTTCAATTTTAAGACACTGGCAGATAGAGAAGCCTTTTATCACGATTTTGCACTGCAATTTCAGTTAGATGATAAATTTGGCGATAACCTAGATGCACTATGGGATGCGTTAGTGGGTGGAATAGAATTGCCAGTTAGTATTGTTTTCAGGCATTTACCTCATCATTCCCGTGATTTTCAACCTTTGGTGGAATTGATGCAAGAAGCACAAAATGAGCTTGGTAAAGATGTTTTAAACTTTTATTGTGAACATAAAGCACAAAAGTAATTCAGAGTAGAAAATACGCCCTGAAAATCGCAGTGAGGCCAAATTTACACTGCGTTTTCAGGATGATCAGGTTTTATGCTGATTCTGATAAATCTTTTAGATATTGAAATAGTAAGCGGAATGATTTTGGCGGCTTATTCGCTTCTTTTTCTTTTTTCGCATTACGGATAAGTGTGCGTAATTGTTGGCGATCAGCCATTGGGTAAAGCGCAACGACTTCTTCAATCACTTCATTGCCACCTTCAACAAGGCGAATTCGCAGATCTTCAAGTTTATGTAACACTAAGATCTGTTGGTTGTGGCGGTTTTTGAGTTTATCAAGCGCTTGGCGGATCGGATCTTCGTCTACATTGCGCAGTAGTTTTCCAATATATTGAATTTGGCGGCGGCGTGCTTCACGCTGTACTTTTTGTGCTAATTGAATAGAGGCTAATAATTTCTCATCTAATGGAACACGTTCTAATTCTTGTGCACTTAATTCAACTAATTCAGTACCCAGTTTTTTGAGTGCTTCAGCATCACGTTTAATTTCGCTTTTGCTGACCCAGATGATTTCGTCCTCTTCTTCCTCTTCTGACGAGGTATCGTCAAATTCAGGATTGAGGTAATGCCACTCTTCAGGCTGCTTTGCCATAATAAAAATTCCTGTTGCAGAGTAAGCCGGGAGTGTGATTTGGTGAATGACCAAAAGCCCGACGGGTGATAACATTCATATATCTTCTATTGTAACTGGGAAAATCGCTTGTTGACCACCTGTCAATTGATTTACTTTGCTAAAAATAAGTAAAAAGTGGTGTTCTCCTTAGGAAAAATGGTTCTCAATGAATAATTCAGATCAGGTAAAACAGCTTGAAGACGCCGTCTCACTCGCATTAGAGCTGGCTGCAAAACAGTGTGATGGAGCTGAAGTCGCTATTAATAAATCGACGGGTATTAGTGTAAGTACGCGTTATGGTGAAGTTGAAAATGTTGAATTTAACAGTGATGGCGCTTTAGGCATCACTGTTTATCAACAACAACGCAAAGGTAGTGCATCTTCAACAGATTTAAGTCCTGATGCGATTAAGCGAGCTGTACAAGCTGCTGTGGATATTGCACGCTACACTTCAGTTGACCCATATGCAGGGCCTGCTGATCAAGAGCTATTAGCGTTTGATGCACCTTTCCTTGATCTTTACCATCCTACCGAAGTCACGGCAGATAAAGCGATTGAATTAGCATCGAGAGCAGAAAAAGCCGCTTTAGATAGCGATAGCCGTATTATCAACACCGAAGGTGGCAGTTTTAATAGTCACAGTGGAACCCGTGTATTTGGTAATAGCCTTGGCTTATTAAAAAGCTATTCATCTTCACGCTATTCGATGTCGAGTTGTGTTATTGCTCGTGATGGTGAAGATATGGAGCGCGACTATGCTTACACTATTAGTCGTCGCTTTGATGATCTAGAATCACCTGAATGGGTTGGTCAAGAGTGCGCTCGCCGTACTTTATCTCGCCTTGCACCTCGTAAACTACCCACCATGAAAGCCCCCGTTATTTTTGCGGCAGATGTGGCGACAGGTATTTTTGGTCATTTGGTTGCAGCAATTAGTGGTAGCATGATTTATCGTGAATCTTCTTGTTTACTCGATAGCTTAGGTAAGCAAATTTTTCCTCAGTGGTTAAATATTCAAGAGCGCCCTCACTTAATGAGAGGTTTGGCATCAACACCGTTTGATAGTGAAGGTGTACGTACCACAGATGCTGAAATCATCAAAGATGGCGTATTACAAGAGTGGTTGTTAACCACATATTCAGCAAGAAAGCTGGGCTTAAAGAGTAATGGTCACGCTGGTGGTATTCATAACTGGTATATCCCTGGGCAAGGTTTATCGTTTGATGCACTGTTAAAAGAGATGGGAACAGGTCTTGTTGTTACTGAATTGATGGGACAAGGTGTCAGTACAGTAACAGGTGATTACTCTCGTGGTGCGAGCGGTTTTTGGGTTGAGAATGGCGAAATTCAATATCCTGTAAGCGAAGTGACTATTGCAGGTAACTTAAAAGATATGTGGGCAAATATTGCCACGATGGGTGATGATATTGAGACGCGCAGTAATGTTCAGTGTGGATCGTTGTTGTTACCAGAAATGAGCATTGCAGGTGAGTAAATTTTAGACACTCGTCACAACCCTTAATCTCAGCCCGCAATGGGCTGAGATATCGCGTTTATCAGTGTGCTTTTCAAACGATAAGATAAAAATAAGACGCGAACCTTCAGCTCTGCTTAACGGTGTAATTCACCCGCAGCTTCCGGTTGGTATAGAATTTCTAATACTTTAACCTTGGTTTCAAGGCCATTAGGCAGCTTCCAACTAATTTCATCATCAATGGCTAAACCCAATAGCGCAGCACCCATTGGTGCCATGACGGAGAGTTCAGTAGTGCTGTCTTTTAATGAAGCGGGATACACTAAAGTACGAGTACGCTCTTCATTATTTTTTAAGTCCATAAAACGGACTTTGCTGTTCATTGTGACAATATTAGCAGGGATATCAGCTGGTGTAACAATGTCAGCACGATCTAATTCTTCATTCAATGCTTCAGCAATCGGACTATCTGCAAATGCCGGTTGTTCAAGTAATGAATCTAAACGTTCTGCATCAAGTTCGTTGATGATAATTGTTGGCTTTGTCATACCACACTCCAATTTATTCCAATGCAAAACAACACCCCCACGAGTGAGGTGGGGGTGTTGTTAAACTCATATAAGAGATAATAGGCGGTTCTGTATAAAAAAGAAAGAGACAGTGATCACAGTCTCTTTCGGGTTATTTAGTTAAGAAATGCTAATCTATTGTTTTCTATTGCGATTATTCTTCATCAAACCCCGATTCAAATAATGCGATAATAGCATCAATAGCTTCATTTTCATCACTACCAGTAACTTCTATATCAATTTGACTGCCTTGCTCTGAATCTAACATTAGCATAGCAATCACACTATCCGCTTGTGCTTCAACCCCTTCGTTGTTGCGTAAAATGACGGTTGATTGAAATGTTTTTACTAAATCAAACAACTTCATTGCAGGTCTTGCATGCATACCGAGCCGATTTTTAATCGCAACTTGTCGATATTGGGTCATTTGCGTTTTTCTAGTGTTCTGTGGCGTGATTGTACGTTTTTCCCTCTAGAGCGGAAATAATCTGCGAGTTGCTCAGCAACATAAACAGAGCGGTGTTTACCTCCCGTACAACCGATCGCAACCGTTAAATAACTACGGTTATTGGTTTCTAACATCGGCAACCAAAGTTCAAGATAGCTTCTAGTTTGATAAATAAAGTTATGAACTTCGGTGTGTCTATCTAAAAATGCCGCGACAGGGCGATCTAGACCTGTCATTGGACGCAGTTTAGGATCCCAATGTGGATTTGGTAAGAATCGCACATCAAAAACATAATCCGCATCAATAGGAATACCATGCTTAAAGCCAAAGGATTCAAAAACCATCGTTAGCTCACGTTCACGCTTGCCTAATAAGCGAGTACGCAGCATTTCTGCAAGCTCATGAACTGACATTTCAGAGGTGTCAATGATGAGATCAGCTCGTGATCGTAATGGCTCAAGCAGATCACTCTCTGTATCAATCGCCATTTCTAATGAAAGATTTTTAGTTGAGAGAGGGTGTAGACGTCGTGTATCACTATAACGACGAATTAAGGTATTTCTATCTGCGTCTAAAAATAAGAGTTGTGGAGAATATTCAGCGGGTAAACTTTCCAGCGCTTTTTCGAAGATCTCCGGCGACTCTGGCATATTTCGGACATCAATACTGACTGCGGCAGCAGAAGCATCACGTTCAGCCAGTGTTTTTGCGAGCTCAGGTAAAAGATCAACAGGTAAGTTATCAACACAATAAAATCCCATGTCTTCAAGCGCACGCAAAGCGACCGACTTACCTGAACCAGAGCGTCCGCTGACTATCATCAGCACCATGAGGTAGCTCCCCTATAATTTCCCAGTGATGAATATCATTCCACTGTATGCTAATCGCGTCCTACTAAACCCGTAGGGGTTATTCAGTGATAATCTGATAAAGCTCTTCATCACTTTGTGCGGAGCGTAGTCGGCGACATAAATTTTTGTCTGCCAACTGTTTTGCAATCAAAGACAGTGTGTGTAAATGTTCCTTACATTGTGTTGCAGGAACGAGTAATGCGAACAACAAGTCGACAGGTTGATTATCAATAGCGTCGAAGGCAATAGGTTCGCTTAGGTGAAGAAACACTCCAACTACTTTTTCTGTTTCATCACTTTCAATACGTCCATGAGGGATAGCCAAACCACCCCCAATCCCTGTTGTACCGACTTTTTCACGCGTCAATAAGGCTTCAAATATCAGTGTTTCGGGTAAATTAAGTGCTTTTGCTGCATTTTCACTGATAATTTCTAACGCGCGCTTTTTACTCGTGCAATGTACATCATTATGCGTACATGCCAGAGAAAGTACGTCGCTAATATTCATCTTTGTATCGTTGTTCATTGTCTTATTCACTTAGACCAGCAAACCAGATGCCACAAAGTGACATCTGGTTTTTCGTTACTGATATTGATTAGGCGTTGGTTTAAACCGAGTCATAAACAACGCAGTAACTTCGCCGATTGTATCTCCATTTCACAATGGGAAATGAATTAATGTTGTCTCAGTTTATCTTTGTGTTTGGTTAATTGACGAGCCAGTTTATCCATTAATCCATCAATTGCTGCGTACATATCTTCTGCTTCTGCAGAGGCATGCAATTCACCGCCATTAACTTGAATGGTCGCTTCCGCGATTTTATTAACTTTCTCGACTTTCAGGATAACCTGAACGTTATTAATTTTGTCAAAGAACTGAGGTAATTTCGCGCTTTTTGCTTTGACGGTATCACGCAGA is from Proteus columbae and encodes:
- the ptsN gene encoding PTS IIA-like nitrogen regulatory protein PtsN, translating into MNNDTKMNISDVLSLACTHNDVHCTSKKRALEIISENAAKALNLPETLIFEALLTREKVGTTGIGGGLAIPHGRIESDETEKVVGVFLHLSEPIAFDAIDNQPVDLLFALLVPATQCKEHLHTLSLIAKQLADKNLCRRLRSAQSDEELYQIITE
- the rapZ gene encoding RNase adapter RapZ, which codes for MVLMIVSGRSGSGKSVALRALEDMGFYCVDNLPVDLLPELAKTLAERDASAAAVSIDVRNMPESPEIFEKALESLPAEYSPQLLFLDADRNTLIRRYSDTRRLHPLSTKNLSLEMAIDTESDLLEPLRSRADLIIDTSEMSVHELAEMLRTRLLGKRERELTMVFESFGFKHGIPIDADYVFDVRFLPNPHWDPKLRPMTGLDRPVAAFLDRHTEVHNFIYQTRSYLELWLPMLETNNRSYLTVAIGCTGGKHRSVYVAEQLADYFRSRGKNVQSRHRTLEKRK
- a CDS encoding ribonuclease, which translates into the protein MGKRLLPVIIVIAVLFGVLYKGLLPETKAPTSSSSAPILTSSSNNTNKPAQIPLSIDEKTQTNVVANYLQRHQQLPDFYLTKKEAREKGWNAKAGNLCEVLPGRAIGGDRFMNREKQLPEEAGRQWYEADVNYQCGHRGSDRLLYSNDGLIYVTTDHYRTMTKVAP
- the nit1 gene encoding deaminated glutathione amidase — protein: MKKVNVALLQLCSGKNTKNNLAQIEQQIKQLPDSVKLVLTPENALLFSNSKDYHKHAEVQGDGPLQNAIAKMAQRYKVWILVGSMPLISRDSPDQITSSSLVFDDEGVIRARYDKIHMFDVSIDDEQGEYNESSIYQRGERLTVVDTPVGKLGLTICYDLRFPGIFQALREKGAEIISVPAAFTRLTGKAHWEPLLRARAIENQCIILAPAQVGTHDTRRTWGHTMAIDGWGKVLKKNPDAVSALTLNVGVESLHGMREQIRVVKHNRFRPKLTHLIKKVKDKEEL
- the rnk gene encoding nucleoside diphosphate kinase regulator; translated protein: MTKPTIIINELDAERLDSLLEQPAFADSPIAEALNEELDRADIVTPADIPANIVTMNSKVRFMDLKNNEERTRTLVYPASLKDSTTELSVMAPMGAALLGLAIDDEISWKLPNGLETKVKVLEILYQPEAAGELHR
- the pmbA gene encoding metalloprotease PmbA; the encoded protein is MNNSDQVKQLEDAVSLALELAAKQCDGAEVAINKSTGISVSTRYGEVENVEFNSDGALGITVYQQQRKGSASSTDLSPDAIKRAVQAAVDIARYTSVDPYAGPADQELLAFDAPFLDLYHPTEVTADKAIELASRAEKAALDSDSRIINTEGGSFNSHSGTRVFGNSLGLLKSYSSSRYSMSSCVIARDGEDMERDYAYTISRRFDDLESPEWVGQECARRTLSRLAPRKLPTMKAPVIFAADVATGIFGHLVAAISGSMIYRESSCLLDSLGKQIFPQWLNIQERPHLMRGLASTPFDSEGVRTTDAEIIKDGVLQEWLLTTYSARKLGLKSNGHAGGIHNWYIPGQGLSFDALLKEMGTGLVVTELMGQGVSTVTGDYSRGASGFWVENGEIQYPVSEVTIAGNLKDMWANIATMGDDIETRSNVQCGSLLLPEMSIAGE
- the hpf gene encoding ribosome hibernation promoting factor, with the protein product MELQITGHNIELTDALRDTVKAKSAKLPQFFDKINNVQVILKVEKVNKIAEATIQVNGGELHASAEAEDMYAAIDGLMDKLARQLTKHKDKLRQH
- the yjgA gene encoding ribosome biogenesis factor YjgA, giving the protein MAKQPEEWHYLNPEFDDTSSEEEEEDEIIWVSKSEIKRDAEALKKLGTELVELSAQELERVPLDEKLLASIQLAQKVQREARRRQIQYIGKLLRNVDEDPIRQALDKLKNRHNQQILVLHKLEDLRIRLVEGGNEVIEEVVALYPMADRQQLRTLIRNAKKEKEANKPPKSFRLLFQYLKDLSESA
- a CDS encoding barstar family protein, translated to MKQVIFNFKTLADREAFYHDFALQFQLDDKFGDNLDALWDALVGGIELPVSIVFRHLPHHSRDFQPLVELMQEAQNELGKDVLNFYCEHKAQK
- the tldD gene encoding metalloprotease TldD, producing MSLAVVSESLLEANKLSLDDLASTLEQLAQRQIDYGDLYFQSSYHEAWILDDQIIKDGSYNIDQGVGVRAIYGEKTGFAYADQLTLNALNQSAHAARSIVQAKGNGRIHTLGAIQHSPLYSLNDPLQSLSREEKIALLHEVDKAARAEDKRVKQVNASLTGVYEHVLVAATDGTLAADVRPLVRLSVSVLVEEDGKRERGASGGGGRFGYDYFLTKVDGESHAITYAREAVRMALVNLSAIAAPAGTMPVVLGAGWPGVLLHEAVGHGLEGDFNRRETSVFSGRIGERVTSELCTIVDDGTIEGRRGSVAIDDEGVPGQYNVLIENGILKGYMQDKMNARLMGVAPTGNGRRESYAHLPMPRMTNTYMLAGKSSPEEIIASVDRGIYAPNFGGGQVDITSGKFVFSTSEAYLIENGKITKPIKGATLIGSGIEAMQQVSMVGNDLALDKGVGVCGKEGQSLPVGVGQPTLKLDKITVGGTA
- the npr gene encoding PTS phosphocarrier protein NPr, with product MTQYRQVAIKNRLGMHARPAMKLFDLVKTFQSTVILRNNEGVEAQADSVIAMLMLDSEQGSQIDIEVTGSDENEAIDAIIALFESGFDEE